In the Populus trichocarpa isolate Nisqually-1 chromosome 1, P.trichocarpa_v4.1, whole genome shotgun sequence genome, one interval contains:
- the LOC7496779 gene encoding F-box protein SKIP23, translating into MDSTSPPQWSSLPSDLLFNIASILGTRIDLLSLRAVCNSWRSSLSLPPKTPLVKLPFPIDPNNPNLNPNRHGHFALSESFSYSLEPINRDPKRTWLIKIQESESGNVILKDPLARHPVAGLDRLPKVLNLLDYRVKEISKGYYVEFVEQGKAPYPSIFVNEMKSCISIKQVAVSSSFDKIGDDGFVVMVIYNGGKLALWRMGDDKWSSVNDILEGYVYDSVAYSNGKFFAIDVNGLTISIDPAKASFEIMEVAPAEPRSGFGHGDKFKYLVKWFSDLFLIEKYHEDLFYWSESDDEDDYHIKFKIYKMNEEECDWVEMDGLKDAVLFLGDGCSFFVWAKDFAWWKGNCICFLNYLFMGAGGDGPGPKAGIFDFEDGISRKLSKFSSCSKLFWPPPSWLKHYP; encoded by the coding sequence ATGGATTCAACCTCACCACCCCAATGGTCATCTCTTCCAAGTGATCTTTTGTTCAATATCGCCAGCATCCTCGGCACTCGCATTGATTTGCTTAGTCTCCGTGCTGTTTGCAACTCATGGCgttcctctctctccctccctcccaaaACTCCTCTCGTCAAACTTCCTTTTCCCATTGACCCCAATAACCCTAACCTCAATCCTAACCGCCATGGCCACTTTGCACTTAGTGAGTCCTTCAGTTACTCTCTCGAACCCATCAACAGAGACCCAAAAAGGACTTGGCTTATCAAAATTCAAGAGTCAGAATCTGGGAATGTTATTCTCAAAGACCCACTTGCTCGACACCCAGTTGCTGGCTTAGATCGTTTGCCTAAAGTTTTGAACTTATTGGATTACAGAGTTAAGGAGATAAGCAAAGGGTATTATGTTGAGTTTGTTGAGCAAGGTAAAGCCCCTTATCCTTCTATCTTTGTTAATGAAATGAAGTCGTGTATTTCTATCAAGCAAGTTGCTGTTTCTTCGAGTTTTGACAAAATTGGTGATGATGGTTTTGTTGTTATGGTGATATATAATGGTGGAAAGCTGGCTTTGTGGAGAATGGGAGACGATAAATGGAGTAGTGTGAATGATATTCTAGAAGGATATGTATATGATAGTGTTGCTTATAGTAATGGGAAGTTTTTTGCTATTGATGTCAATGGATTAACAATTAGTATTGATCCAGCGAAAGCGTCGTTTGAGATCATGGAAGTTGCTCCAGCAGAACCACGGTCTGGATTTGGACACGGTGATAAGTTTAAGTACCTGGTTAAGTGGTTTtcggatttgtttttaattgagaaGTACCATGAAGATCTTTTTTATTGGTCGGAGTcggatgatgaagatgattatcatatcaaatttaaaatttacaagatGAATGAAGAGGAGTGTGATTGGGTTGAGATGGATGGATTGAAAGATGCTGTATTGTTTCTTGGTGATGGttgttctttctttgtttgggCTAAAGATTTTGCTTGGTGGAAAGggaattgtatttgttttcttaattactTGTTTATGGGAGCTGGTGGTGACGGCCCAGGGCCCAAGGCTGGGATTTTTGATTTTGAGGATGGTATTTCTAGGAAGTTATCCAAGTTCTCAAGTTGTTCAAAGCTTTTTTGGCCACCACCATCTTGGCTCAAGCACTACCCCTGA
- the LOC7463894 gene encoding uncharacterized protein LOC7463894 gives MARDSCLARITAGVAVGGAIGGAVGAVYGTYEAVRYKVPGLLKIRYIGQTTLGSAAIFGLFLGAGSLIHCGKSY, from the exons ATGGCGAGGGATAGTTGTCTGGCTCGTATAACTGCCGGCGTTGCTGTTGGAGGTGCTATTGGTGGCGCCGTGG GTGCTGTTTATGGAACATATGAGGCAGTAAGGTATAAG GTACCTGGACTTTTGAAGATCAGATACATTGGACAAACCACACTTGGTAGTGCTGCCATCTTTGGTCTTTTCCTGGGTGCTGGGAGCTTGATACATTGTGGGAAATCATATTGA
- the LOC7496775 gene encoding PH, RCC1 and FYVE domains-containing protein 1 isoform X1, with protein sequence MLRSDRMASDLSRTGPVERDMEQQAITALKKGAYLLKYGRRGKPKFCPFRLSNDESVLIWFSGKEEKHLRLSHVSRIISGQRTPIFQRYPRPEKEYQSFSLIYNDRSLDLICKDKDEAEVWFSGLKALISRSHHRKSRTESRSDGILSEVNSPRTYTRRSSPLNSPFGSNDSLQKDADHLRIHSPYESPPKNGLDKTFSDVVLYAVPPKGFFPSDSASGSVHSLSSGGSDSVHGHMKAVAMDAFRVSLSSAVSSSSQGSGHDDGEAMGDVFIWGEGTGDGVLGGGTHRVGSFFGVKMDSLLPKALESAVVLDVQNIACGGQHAALVTKQGEIFSWGEESGGRLGHGVDSDVLHPQLIEALSNTNIEFVACGEYHTCAVTLSGDLYTWGDGTYNFGLLGHGNEVSHWVPKRVNGPLEGIHVSSISCGPWHTAVVSSAGQLFTFGDGTFGVLGHGDRKSISLPREVESLKGLRTVQAACGVWHTAAVVEVMVGNSSSSNCSSGKLFTWGDGDKGRLGHGDKEAKLVPTCVSALVEPNFCQVACGHSLTIARTTSGHVYTMGSPVYGQLGNPQSDGKLPARVEGKLSRSSVEEIACGAYHVAVLTSKTEVYTWGKGANGRLGHGDTDDKNLPSLVEALKDKQVKSIACGTNFTAAICLHKWVSGVDQSMCSGCRLPLNFKRKRHNCYNCGLVYCHSCSSKKSLKASMAPNPNKAYRVCDNCYNKLRKAMETDASSQSSVSRRGSVNQGPSEFIDKDEKLDTRSRAQLARFSSMESLKQAESRSKRNKKLEFNSSRVSPVPNGGSQWGAFNISKSFNPMFASSKKFFSASVPGSRIISRATSPISRRPSPPRSTTPTPTLGGLTSPKIVVDDAKRTNESLSQEVLKLRAQVENLSHKTQLQEVELERITERLKEARAIAGEETAKCKAAKEVIKSLTAQLKDMAERLPVGAARSIKSPLFASFGSSPTSNDVSTIDCLNGQSTCQEPDANGLHSQLLSNVSSTISNRGAGHNNQGHLEATIKNGSRNKEAEWRHEAEWVEQDEPGVYITLTSLPGGIKDLKRVRFSRKRFSEKQAEQWWAENRARVYEKYNVRMIDKSSVGVGSEDLAH encoded by the exons CCAATCTTTCAAAGGTATCCACGCCCTGAGAAGGAGTATCAGTCATTTTCTCTTATCTATAATGATAGGTCACTGGATTTG ATTTGCAAGGATAAAGATGAAGCTGAGGTATGGTTTAGTGGTTTAAAAGCATTAATTTCACGAAGTCATCACCGAAAATCGAGAACGGAATCGAGGAGCGATGGAATTCTGTCTGAGGTTAACAGCCCTAGGACTTATACTCGCAGAAGCTCTCCCTTGAATTCTCCATTTGGTAGCAATGACAGTTTGCAGAAG GACGCAGACCACCTTCGCATTCATAGTCCATATGAAAGTCCCCCCAAGAATGGTTTGGATAAAACATTTTCAGATGTGGTATTATATGCTGTTCCTCCAAAAGGTTTTTTCCCCTCAGACTCTGCTAGTGGTTCTGTACATTCTTTATCATCTGGAGGCTCGGACAGTGTACATGGTCATATGAAGGCAGTGGCAATGGATGCTTTTAGAGTTAGCCTATCAAGTGCTGTTAGCTCATCAAGCCAAGGTTCTGGTCATGATGATGGTGAGGCGATGGGGGATGTTTTCATTTGGGGTGAAGGGACGGGGGATGGTGTACTAGGTGGTGGAACACATAGAGTTGGAAGTTTTTTTGGTGTAAAAATGGATTCTTTGTTGCCTAAAGCCCTGGAATCTGCAGTAGTACTTGATGTCCAGAACATTGCCTGTGGTGGACAACATGCAGCCTTAGTGACCAAGCAAGGAGAGATTTTCTCATGGGGTGAGGAATCTGGCGGCAGGCTTGGGCACGGTGTGGACTCTGATGTTTTGCATCCCCAGCTTATTGAGGCCCTCAGTAATACAAATATTGAGTTCGTAGCATGTGGGGAGTACCATACATGTGCTGTAACACTTTCTGGTGATCTGTACACATGGGGTGATGGAACATATAATTTTGGTCTTCTTGGACATGGAAATGAAGTAAGTCACTGGGTCCCAAAAAGAGTGAATGGGCCCTTGGAAGGCATACATGTGTCATCCATCTCTTGTGGACCCTGGCATACAGCAGTTGTGAGCTCTGCTGGGCAACTGTTTACTTTTGGTGATGGCACATTTGGTGTTCTGGGTCATGGAGATCGAAAAAGCATTTCATTACCAAGGGAAGTGGAATCTCTTAAGGGGCTCCGCACTGTCCAGGCTGCCTGTGGTGTTTGGCATACTGCTGCAGTTGTGGAAGTCATGGTTGGAAATTCAAGTTCCAGCAATTGCTCTTCAGGGAAACTGTTTACCTGGGGTGATGGAGATAAAGGTCGACTTGGGCATGGTGACAAGGAAGCAAAGTTGGTTCCTACATGTGTTTCTGCTCTTGTTGAACCCAATTTTTGCCAAGTTGCATGTGGACATAGTCTGACAATTGCACGTACAACATCTGGTCATGTGTACACAATGGGCAGTCCTGTTTATGGTCAGTTGGGCAACCCACAATCTGATGGAAAGCTCCCAGCTCGTGTTGAAGGAAAACTCTCCAGGAGTTCTGTTGAAGAGATTGCTTGTGGTGCTTATCATGTTGCAGTTTTAACTTCAAAAACTGAAGTTTACACCTGGGGCAAGGGAGCAAATGGAAGACTCGGTCATGGGGATACAGATGATAAAAATTTGCCATCTTTAGTGGAAGCCCTAAAAGACAAACAAGTAAAGAGTATTGCTTGTGGTACTAATTTCACTGCAGCTATCTGCCTTCATAAATGGGTTTCTGGTGTTGATCAGTCTATGTGTTCTGGCTGCCGCCTACCACTTAATTTCAAAAGGAAGCGGCATAATTGTTATAATTGTGGACTAGTTTATTGTCATTCATGCAGCAGCAAGAAGTCTCTCAAGGCTTCAATGGCaccaaatccaaacaaagctTATCGTGTCTGTGATAATTGCTATAACAAACTAAGAAAAGCAATGGAGACTGATGCTTCTTCTCAGTCTTCTGTGAGTAGGAGAGGCAGTGTCAATCAAGGGCCAAGCGAGTTTATTGATAAAGATGAGAAGTTGGACACCAGATCTCGTGCACAACTTGCTAGATTTTCATCAATGGAATCCTTGAAGCAAGCAGAAAGCCGGtctaagagaaacaaaaaacttGAATTCAATAGTAGCAGGGTTTCACCTGTTCCAAATGGAGGCTCCCAGTGGGGAGcgtttaatatttctaaatctttCAACCCAATGTTTGCTTCATCCAAGAAGTTTTTTTCTGCTTCTGTTCCTGGATCAAGAATTATTTCTCGAGCAACATCACCAATATCAAGACGACCTAGCCCCCCTCGATCAACAACGCCAACCCCAACCCTGGGTGGACTTACCTCACCAAAAATTGTCGTTGATGATGCTAAGAGAACAAACGAAAGCCTTAGCCAAGAGGTTCTTAAATTAAGAGCACAG GTGGAAAATCTTAGTCACAAAACCCAGCTTCAAGAAGTTGAGCTGGAAAGAATAACCGAACGGCTGAAGGAAGCAAGAGCCATTGCTGGAGAAGAGACTGCTAAATGCAAAGCAGCAAAAGAAGTGATCAAGTCACTTACTGCTCAA TTAAAAGACATGGCTGAAAGGCTACCTGTGGGAGCAGCCCGGAGCATCAAATCACCTTTGTTTGCTTCGTTTGGCTCCAGTCCTACTTCCAACGATGTTTCTACTATTGACTGTTTGAATGGTCAAAGCACATGCCAAGAACCAGACGCAAATGGATTGCATAGCCAGTTGCTTTCTAATGTTTCAAGCACCATCAGTAACCGCGGTGCAGGTCACAACAATCAAGGCCACTTGGAAGCAACAATTAAAAATGGAAGCAGAAACAAAGAAGCTGAATGGCGTCATGAAGCTGAATGGGTTGAGCAAGATGAGCCCGGTGTATATATAACACTAACCTCCCTACCTGGAGGCATCAAGGATCTTAAGCGAGTGCGCTTCAG TCGAAAGCGGTTCAGTGAGAAACAAGCAGAACAATGGTGGGCAGAAAATAGGGCAAGAGTATATGAAAAGTACAATGTCCGTATGATTGACAAGTCAAGTGTTGGTGTTGGGAGTGAGGATTTGGCTCATTAG
- the LOC7496777 gene encoding uncharacterized protein LOC7496777, whose product MASKLLKLTAYEAKNELELSLKQAFEELEPKLRPPFPLTIPSPQEYSRLNLAILYGVLTEPHLAKTHIKHLHAIVTDGYALFVSLIVKIVNDLYGKLVDSVKDQLVWVVKEMVDVLGVGFDGFLVCLLRQIVGGDFSDGNLWLCFELVSLFSSKWDCLVEDAPFVLTSALYVYLRVLADHCKVSTDAKMESLKRLEIEFCVKMLREQFNLCMKIGRDLIRLLRDLVHVPEFRAIWNDLVLNPSEFRTEGFSDISQLYCSRTSSRYFLLRITPEMETQLRFLLMHVKFGNQKRYQVWFAKKFLFGQERETLVVDIIRFICCAHHPSNEIIQSDIVPRWAVIGWLLKSCREKYVEANMKLALFYDWLFFDEKIDNIMNIEPAMLLMVCSIPKYIDITHSLLEFLLFIAENYEEDRNYVIRRGLSSAMRMLVQKGVVRSMDILTSCDALSPFLREGLRKLILRLNIERNELQPAHLPPHSVSRSSLQNVSHLAITTPAPEQQSAKIVEVRLSKEPAGSSIPISGDLFTTSCPSNVTIESQFDAIESLAQNLAEAMKKSNRMGLQILEEILLSFVNLDGQASTCGSTFPETLSSRIADQFESVGNRLFAPFDVSISVPSSDSGIHSPTILIARSFILSQHERLQEMLLFWSRNGFHVGAHLLSYATRLAYEACISDSSGNAIINNNFSKISDSGMSLLLFHVDGYFSILNGRKQDFLEGSVSTSKMDKELVNMLVKNAFAAYKCFLERSRTILHKEDDLALSKLFILDITSCFLCERKKTKFFYSIFCHLADLCAGNIDIIRFLVSQLDHADLLEMQFEIGLKRFFVFGESTEDIFHLMKNSLSWDPSEQHKLWGLIRSELAVSKVQLEKIILKIFCSNELDANTSAIAVGGLLTLCICRAPTPELVGAIMLLPDDVFQDFAATVLASWVVSNASKLFDSLTKFSEKFDNENGNVAGSVGIVINHSAILWLLNYFKSQGMNGSNFLSTFSASISCEKPA is encoded by the coding sequence ATGGCATCAAAGCTGCTTAAACTCACTGCCTATGAGGCCAAAAACGAGCTTGAACTCTCTCTAAAGCAAGCCTTCGAGGAGCTTGAACCAAAACTAAGACCCCCATTTCCATTAACAATACCAAGCCCTCAAGAATATTCCAGACTCAATCTTGCTATTCTTTATGGGGTTTTAACCGAACCCCATTTAGCTAAAACGCATATAAAGCATCTTCATGCTATTGTCACTGATGGGTATGCTTTGTTTGTTAGTTTGATTGTGAAAATTGTTAATGATTTGTATGGCAAGTTAGTTGATTCGGTGAAGGATCAATTGGTTTGGGTTGTTAAAGAAATGGTTGATGTTTTAGGAGTGGGATTTGATGGTTTCTTAGTGTGTTTGTTGAGGCAGATTGTTGGTGGGGATTTTAGTGATGGGAATTTGTGGTTGTGCTTTGAGTTGGTCtcccttttttcaagcaaaTGGGATTGTTTAGTAGAAGATGCGCCATTTGTTTTAACTAGTGCTTTGTATGTGTATCTACGGGTATTAGCTGATCATTGTAAGGTATCGACTGATGCTAAGATGGAATCGTTGAAAAGATTAGAGATTGAGTTTTGTGTCAAGATGTTGAGGGAGCAATTTAATTTGTGCATGAAGATTGGGAGGGACCTTATTAGATTGCTTCGAGATTTGGTTCATGTCCCTGAGTTTCGAGCTATCTGGAATGATTTGGTGTTGAACCCAAGTGAATTTAGGACAGAAGGATTTTCAGATATTTCACAGTTGTACTGCTCTAGGACTTCTAGTCGGTATTTTTTGCTTCGAATTACTCCAGAGATGGAAACCCAATTGAGGTTTCTACTCATGCATGTGAAGTTTGGGAATCAGAAGCGATACCAAGTGTGGTTTGCCAAGAAGTTTCTTTTTGGACAAGAGAGAGAGACACTTGTAGTTGACATTATTCGCTTCATATGTTGTGCACACCACccatcaaatgaaattattcAGTCAGACATTGTACCAAGATGGGCTGTTATAGGTTGGCTTCTAAAATCTTGTAGAGAAAAATATGTTGAAGCTAATATGAAGCTGGCCTTATTTTATGACTGgcttttttttgatgaaaaaattgacAACATAATGAACATTGAGCCTGCAATGCTATTAATGGTATGCTCAATACcaaaatatatagatataacTCACTctcttcttgaatttttattgtttattgctGAAAACTATGAAGAGGACCGTAATTATGTCATTAGAAGGGGTTTGTCATCAGCTATGAGGATGCTTGTTCAAAAAGGAGTGGTTCGGTCAATGGATATTCTGACTTCATGTGATGCACTTTCTCCTTTTCTAAGAGAGGGACTTAGGAAGTTAATATTGCGTTTGAATATTGAACGTAATGAGTTGCAACCAGCCCATCTTCCTCCTCATTCTGTGTCACGTTCGAGTTTGCAAAATGTTTCTCATCTTGCAATAACAACACCAGCTCCGGAACAACAATCTGCAAAGATTGTGGAAGTAAGGCTTAGCAAAGAACCTGCTGGTTCTTCTATTCCCATTTCAGGTGACCTGTTTACTACTTCTTGCCCATCAAATGTTACCATTGAAAGTCAATTTGATGCTATTGAGAGCCTAGCACAAAATCTGGCAGAAGCTATGAAGAAGTCAAATAGAATGGGGCTTCAGATTTTGGAGGAAATACTTCTCTCATTTGTGAATCTTGATGGCCAAGCATCAACATGTGGTTCAACTTTCCCTGAAACTTTATCTTCAAGAATTGCAGATCAATTTGAATCCGTTGGCAATCGATTATTTGCTCCTTTTGATGTCAGCATTAGTGTTCCTTCTTCTGACAGTGGAATTCATTCGCCCACAATCTTAATTGCACGCTCCTTCATACTTTCTCAGCATGAACGGTTGCAAGAAATGCTTCTATTCTGGTCAAGGAATGGTTTTCATGTAGGAGCTCACTTACTATCTTATGCAACAAGGCTAGCTTATGAGGCATGTATATCAGATTCTTCAGGAAATgcaatcatcaacaataatttttctaaGATAAGTGACTCAGGGATGTCATTATTACTCTTTCATGTTGATGGGTATTTTTCTATTCTGAATGGAAGGAAACAAGATTTTCTCGAAGGCAGTGTTTCTACTTCTAAGATGGATAAGGAATTAGTTAATATGTTGGTAAAAAATGCTTTTGCTGCATACAAATGTTTCCTCGAACGTTCAAGAACCATCCTGCATAAAGAAGATGATTTAGCTCTGTCAAAGCTATTCATTCTAGACATAAcctcttgttttctttgtgaaagaaaaaagacaaagtTCTTCTACAGCATCTTCTGTCATCTTGCCGACTTATGTGCTGGCAACATTGATATCATCAGGTTCCTTGTGAGTCAGTTGGATCATGCTGATCTTCTTGAAATGCAGTTTGAAATTGGGCTGAAGAGATTCTTCGTGTTCGGGGAGAGCACTGAAGATATTTTTCACTTAATGAAGAACTCTCTCAGTTGGGATCCTTCAGAGCAGCACAAGCTTTGGGGCTTGATCAGATCAGAGCTTGCTGTTTCTAAGGTTCAGCTGGAGaagatcattttgaaaattttctgcTCTAATGAGCTGGATGCAAATACAAGTGCCATTGCTGTGGGAGGCCTTCTTACATTGTGCATTTGCCGTGCTCCCACACCTGAGCTTGTTGGGGCAATCATGTTACTGCCTGATGATGTATTCCAGGACTTTGCTGCTACAGTTTTGGCATCATGGGTTGTCTCTAATGCCTCAAAGCTATTTGACAGCTTGACTAAATTTTCAGAGAAATTTGACAATGAGAATGGAAATGTTGCTGGTTCAGTTGGGATTGTGATAAACCATTCTGCAATTCTCTGgttgttgaattattttaaatcacaGGGGATGAATGGCTCCAATTTTTTAAGCACCTTTTCTGCAAGTATTTCTTGTGAAAAACCAGCATAG
- the LOC7496775 gene encoding PH, RCC1 and FYVE domains-containing protein 1 isoform X2, protein MLRSDRMASDLSRTGPVERDMEQAITALKKGAYLLKYGRRGKPKFCPFRLSNDESVLIWFSGKEEKHLRLSHVSRIISGQRTPIFQRYPRPEKEYQSFSLIYNDRSLDLICKDKDEAEVWFSGLKALISRSHHRKSRTESRSDGILSEVNSPRTYTRRSSPLNSPFGSNDSLQKDADHLRIHSPYESPPKNGLDKTFSDVVLYAVPPKGFFPSDSASGSVHSLSSGGSDSVHGHMKAVAMDAFRVSLSSAVSSSSQGSGHDDGEAMGDVFIWGEGTGDGVLGGGTHRVGSFFGVKMDSLLPKALESAVVLDVQNIACGGQHAALVTKQGEIFSWGEESGGRLGHGVDSDVLHPQLIEALSNTNIEFVACGEYHTCAVTLSGDLYTWGDGTYNFGLLGHGNEVSHWVPKRVNGPLEGIHVSSISCGPWHTAVVSSAGQLFTFGDGTFGVLGHGDRKSISLPREVESLKGLRTVQAACGVWHTAAVVEVMVGNSSSSNCSSGKLFTWGDGDKGRLGHGDKEAKLVPTCVSALVEPNFCQVACGHSLTIARTTSGHVYTMGSPVYGQLGNPQSDGKLPARVEGKLSRSSVEEIACGAYHVAVLTSKTEVYTWGKGANGRLGHGDTDDKNLPSLVEALKDKQVKSIACGTNFTAAICLHKWVSGVDQSMCSGCRLPLNFKRKRHNCYNCGLVYCHSCSSKKSLKASMAPNPNKAYRVCDNCYNKLRKAMETDASSQSSVSRRGSVNQGPSEFIDKDEKLDTRSRAQLARFSSMESLKQAESRSKRNKKLEFNSSRVSPVPNGGSQWGAFNISKSFNPMFASSKKFFSASVPGSRIISRATSPISRRPSPPRSTTPTPTLGGLTSPKIVVDDAKRTNESLSQEVLKLRAQVENLSHKTQLQEVELERITERLKEARAIAGEETAKCKAAKEVIKSLTAQLKDMAERLPVGAARSIKSPLFASFGSSPTSNDVSTIDCLNGQSTCQEPDANGLHSQLLSNVSSTISNRGAGHNNQGHLEATIKNGSRNKEAEWRHEAEWVEQDEPGVYITLTSLPGGIKDLKRVRFSRKRFSEKQAEQWWAENRARVYEKYNVRMIDKSSVGVGSEDLAH, encoded by the exons CCAATCTTTCAAAGGTATCCACGCCCTGAGAAGGAGTATCAGTCATTTTCTCTTATCTATAATGATAGGTCACTGGATTTG ATTTGCAAGGATAAAGATGAAGCTGAGGTATGGTTTAGTGGTTTAAAAGCATTAATTTCACGAAGTCATCACCGAAAATCGAGAACGGAATCGAGGAGCGATGGAATTCTGTCTGAGGTTAACAGCCCTAGGACTTATACTCGCAGAAGCTCTCCCTTGAATTCTCCATTTGGTAGCAATGACAGTTTGCAGAAG GACGCAGACCACCTTCGCATTCATAGTCCATATGAAAGTCCCCCCAAGAATGGTTTGGATAAAACATTTTCAGATGTGGTATTATATGCTGTTCCTCCAAAAGGTTTTTTCCCCTCAGACTCTGCTAGTGGTTCTGTACATTCTTTATCATCTGGAGGCTCGGACAGTGTACATGGTCATATGAAGGCAGTGGCAATGGATGCTTTTAGAGTTAGCCTATCAAGTGCTGTTAGCTCATCAAGCCAAGGTTCTGGTCATGATGATGGTGAGGCGATGGGGGATGTTTTCATTTGGGGTGAAGGGACGGGGGATGGTGTACTAGGTGGTGGAACACATAGAGTTGGAAGTTTTTTTGGTGTAAAAATGGATTCTTTGTTGCCTAAAGCCCTGGAATCTGCAGTAGTACTTGATGTCCAGAACATTGCCTGTGGTGGACAACATGCAGCCTTAGTGACCAAGCAAGGAGAGATTTTCTCATGGGGTGAGGAATCTGGCGGCAGGCTTGGGCACGGTGTGGACTCTGATGTTTTGCATCCCCAGCTTATTGAGGCCCTCAGTAATACAAATATTGAGTTCGTAGCATGTGGGGAGTACCATACATGTGCTGTAACACTTTCTGGTGATCTGTACACATGGGGTGATGGAACATATAATTTTGGTCTTCTTGGACATGGAAATGAAGTAAGTCACTGGGTCCCAAAAAGAGTGAATGGGCCCTTGGAAGGCATACATGTGTCATCCATCTCTTGTGGACCCTGGCATACAGCAGTTGTGAGCTCTGCTGGGCAACTGTTTACTTTTGGTGATGGCACATTTGGTGTTCTGGGTCATGGAGATCGAAAAAGCATTTCATTACCAAGGGAAGTGGAATCTCTTAAGGGGCTCCGCACTGTCCAGGCTGCCTGTGGTGTTTGGCATACTGCTGCAGTTGTGGAAGTCATGGTTGGAAATTCAAGTTCCAGCAATTGCTCTTCAGGGAAACTGTTTACCTGGGGTGATGGAGATAAAGGTCGACTTGGGCATGGTGACAAGGAAGCAAAGTTGGTTCCTACATGTGTTTCTGCTCTTGTTGAACCCAATTTTTGCCAAGTTGCATGTGGACATAGTCTGACAATTGCACGTACAACATCTGGTCATGTGTACACAATGGGCAGTCCTGTTTATGGTCAGTTGGGCAACCCACAATCTGATGGAAAGCTCCCAGCTCGTGTTGAAGGAAAACTCTCCAGGAGTTCTGTTGAAGAGATTGCTTGTGGTGCTTATCATGTTGCAGTTTTAACTTCAAAAACTGAAGTTTACACCTGGGGCAAGGGAGCAAATGGAAGACTCGGTCATGGGGATACAGATGATAAAAATTTGCCATCTTTAGTGGAAGCCCTAAAAGACAAACAAGTAAAGAGTATTGCTTGTGGTACTAATTTCACTGCAGCTATCTGCCTTCATAAATGGGTTTCTGGTGTTGATCAGTCTATGTGTTCTGGCTGCCGCCTACCACTTAATTTCAAAAGGAAGCGGCATAATTGTTATAATTGTGGACTAGTTTATTGTCATTCATGCAGCAGCAAGAAGTCTCTCAAGGCTTCAATGGCaccaaatccaaacaaagctTATCGTGTCTGTGATAATTGCTATAACAAACTAAGAAAAGCAATGGAGACTGATGCTTCTTCTCAGTCTTCTGTGAGTAGGAGAGGCAGTGTCAATCAAGGGCCAAGCGAGTTTATTGATAAAGATGAGAAGTTGGACACCAGATCTCGTGCACAACTTGCTAGATTTTCATCAATGGAATCCTTGAAGCAAGCAGAAAGCCGGtctaagagaaacaaaaaacttGAATTCAATAGTAGCAGGGTTTCACCTGTTCCAAATGGAGGCTCCCAGTGGGGAGcgtttaatatttctaaatctttCAACCCAATGTTTGCTTCATCCAAGAAGTTTTTTTCTGCTTCTGTTCCTGGATCAAGAATTATTTCTCGAGCAACATCACCAATATCAAGACGACCTAGCCCCCCTCGATCAACAACGCCAACCCCAACCCTGGGTGGACTTACCTCACCAAAAATTGTCGTTGATGATGCTAAGAGAACAAACGAAAGCCTTAGCCAAGAGGTTCTTAAATTAAGAGCACAG GTGGAAAATCTTAGTCACAAAACCCAGCTTCAAGAAGTTGAGCTGGAAAGAATAACCGAACGGCTGAAGGAAGCAAGAGCCATTGCTGGAGAAGAGACTGCTAAATGCAAAGCAGCAAAAGAAGTGATCAAGTCACTTACTGCTCAA TTAAAAGACATGGCTGAAAGGCTACCTGTGGGAGCAGCCCGGAGCATCAAATCACCTTTGTTTGCTTCGTTTGGCTCCAGTCCTACTTCCAACGATGTTTCTACTATTGACTGTTTGAATGGTCAAAGCACATGCCAAGAACCAGACGCAAATGGATTGCATAGCCAGTTGCTTTCTAATGTTTCAAGCACCATCAGTAACCGCGGTGCAGGTCACAACAATCAAGGCCACTTGGAAGCAACAATTAAAAATGGAAGCAGAAACAAAGAAGCTGAATGGCGTCATGAAGCTGAATGGGTTGAGCAAGATGAGCCCGGTGTATATATAACACTAACCTCCCTACCTGGAGGCATCAAGGATCTTAAGCGAGTGCGCTTCAG TCGAAAGCGGTTCAGTGAGAAACAAGCAGAACAATGGTGGGCAGAAAATAGGGCAAGAGTATATGAAAAGTACAATGTCCGTATGATTGACAAGTCAAGTGTTGGTGTTGGGAGTGAGGATTTGGCTCATTAG